The DNA window acgggggtCCGCTCCAGTTCCAAACCTTGCTTATTATCGAATGTGCATATAATGACTCAAATATGCATTAAAGAAGAAGTTTCCCTTGCTTTATCGTCTTGTCTTGCCTCAGGACCATCGTGTTGGGTCCCGGCACCGCCTGCCAGAGAGTGGCGTCAAGCGTTCTGTTGCCACAGGCagcgtgcatgtgtgtgtgtgacgGAAGAGCGCAGGCCAAAAGGTCTTTTCCAGTTCCGTACATCTTTCCGGAATTTCGCAAGCAGGCCTAAGCGGTTGGAGACCccaaaagacaaagaggggaGGCAGTGGTCTTGCAGCCGCCTGTCCTTTGCCCGCTCCCGACTCGGAACGCATGTTTTTTGTCACTGGGCTGCTGACAGCCCACATATGCGTTCGTGTTTCGCAAACAAAACCCCTCTTATTCTCTTCGTGTGGCATTCTTTTCCGGTATATGCCTCCAGGAAAGACTGTCACTTTTTTggcggctgctgccgctTTCAAGCCCCCACTTTCCGGCCACAGTTCTCCCCGTGCCCCAACGTTGCAACACACACTCTCGACTGTTCTCGCCGTGTGCTCCACTAGATGAATCCGTTTTCTGGGAAACTAGGTGGCAGCGACGGTAAACGACCTGTCAAAATCATGAGTTGTCGCCATCCAAAACGGGCATGCGCTACCCGCGTCGTCTGACTGTGCGCCCGGAAAAAGGGTTTGTGTCACATGTGAGGCCTACACAtctgcgtcgcttccgcgttttctcgttgCTCCGTGTGTCCCCTCAAAAAGTACAAATCTTTTTCCGCTCGACAAGTAATTCGTTGACCCTGCAGTCTGTTTCCCCGATGCGACTGGTTTtggcgagagacaaaggaggcCGGCGCCGGTTTCTCTTCGAGGAAACGatgacagcagagagaagcgaaccAGACGCAAGTTGAAACTGTTAAACAGACGATCCCAAGATCGAGGAATCCCAAACTGCACGCGACGACGGCGTCTGGGAAGAGGCGATCCAAGGCGTGTACAGACAGAGATGAAAGAAATTTGCCTTCGGCAGGCCCATCTCGTGAAGTTTAAGACAAAAAGTCAAGAACGACTGGACTGCTCTTGCTGGAGTCACAAAGCGCCAGTTGGGGCAACTTTTTTCCTGGTCTCGCATTTGACCGGCGTTTCTACCTTTTCGTCAACAACGTCTGCGAGTCGGGCATTGTCGCCATGCAAGTTCCTgaacgaagaagcaggcTCAAGTTTTCCAAAAAGAGTAGCATCATTTCTTTTTCACTGGCGACAGCGGGGACGGGTAAGCTTGTCGCCTCTGTTGCGCCGTTGTGACCGTCTCGGGCACCTGCGCCTTACGTACACCCTGCCGGTTAGGCAGGCGAAAAAGGGGCGACCCGCTTCGAAATCGGTGGAGACGAAAATCGAAAATGAacgctttctctcgagaACGTGCCAGACAGGCGCCGGAAGGGTCTACGGAGGCTCGCAGAAGTCGCGGGCGGGCTATGGAGGCGGCATCGCCTGCCACAGAGCCGTTTGGAGAGCAAGACAGCCAGTACGAGGAAAGGTGGACTGCAGACAGTCAACCTAGACCTACTTACTCTCGGTCTCCGTTGCAACAGACTGACAACGAGAGGtttgcctcgtcttcgtcccacGGAAGGAACTCACGACCTGACGCCGCACCCGTGCCCCGCTCGCCGTCTCATCCACGGCATGCAGCGGTGAAGAGAGACCAGCTGCAGCACAGTCAGAGCTGTAGAGGACAGCAGTCTTCCGGCCCGTCTGCGCCGTCtcagtcttcttcctcttcgtcgcgctcCTTGCCTCGTGCTTCGGGTCGGGGAGAACCCGTTACGCTGAATGGGCATGCGGGCCCTCCCACGCAGATCATGCAGGCCTCTTTCGGCAGCCTCCGGGCGTGCAGGACGAGTGCCAGCAGCGCCTCACGCGATgaggctcttcctcgccgaagCTCGGAACTAGCGCACGTTGTTCAACAGGACGGGCCGCAGAACTGGGGGCAGTCCCCGTCGtggccttcctcgtctttgcgAGCGGAGCCCCGCCCCGGACAAAAAGGGTGTTCATGGCATgcaagcgaggcagaggTTGCCCACCAGGCCCAGGCCTGGGATAGTtacaaaggagagaaaagacacagtGGACGGAACGGTGCCTCGTGTGTTGTTGCTTCTGACAACTCTGCTCTCGTTCGTagagaaaaagggacgaGGGAAGGGGAACAGTCTCCAGTTGGGGGCGGAAGTACTTTCACGTGGGCGCAGCGCGTGTCGGGCGCAAGCCACGATCCCCACAAGCCGGCAAAACATGCACCAAACCCGTGGGTGGTCCGGAGCGATGAGGGCGAACAAGgcatgcagaaagagagacaggcaccgACGCGGGCAGGGACTGgggagggcgaagcgaaCAGGACAGTGGAGATTGGCACGGAACAGGAGGAACCCACGACACGTCCAAACAAGGAAACATTCACGGAAAACGACcaagaagcgacagagatcagagccgcgtcctcgcgcctTGCTGGCCCCTCGGCTCACTCTTCTTCaatgcctgtctctcctgtcccgGTGCCTTTACCTGGGTGGTCCCGCGGGCCGAGCGCTGCAGTGTTCGCTCCACCCTCTCAAGGTAAGCCGGATGGGGGAAAAGTagtctgtgtctccttttgcaTTTCCTGCCGTCGGGTGGGGAGTTGACTGGAGTAGGTCGGGCCCCTCATTCAGCGGGAGCCGTGGGGCAACGAATAACTTCGGTCTCCCCGTGCTCTCTGGAGCGTTTTCTGTCCGAGCAGAAACGGTACAAGCAGTACGTGAGCGGGGTGCGCCGAACACGGCTTTGCATGTCTCTTGCAGATTGGCCTGGTCTCCCCCGGTGTCCGTTTCCTCAGGTGGCGGAGACGGTCGGGCTTCACGGCGATCGGCGCCCAAGACTGCGGCGTCTGCTGTCGCCCCTTCCGGTCGAGAGAGGGGGCCTTCgcgcgacgagagaaaggctcAAGAGTGGAGTGTCGGTGCACCACAGTCCGGGGAAATGGGCGGTCTCCCCATGCATGCGGCAAACGGAGAACACGATTCGTcacgcgcgtcgccgtccgAGAAGGACAGGGCGCAGCTCGTCCAGCAGATCGCAGGGGGTAAATCTCAGCCTCTGGCGCCTGCAGGGGTTGCGGCGGGATACGCCGGAGCGCAAGCAACAAGACAGGATGAGAacagacaggagagggagaagcacagggaaaaggaagaagcggggccgggcacagacggagagaaacgggaaaacgggGAGGAAGATGACCAGATGAGGCCGCCATACCCACCTTGCCTGCTCAGCGCGATCATGGACAGAGTGAGAGTTCCGGTAAGCATTCCAGAAGGGACAAGGGAGTGCGGGGGGAGACCACTTCGAGATGAGATTGTACAGGGTAGAGGGAAAAAAACTCGGCCACAGAACAGCCGCCATCCGTTTTCACCGGGGTGTCGACAGAAAGGCAGGCCGATAGATAGCGATGCAGCAGCAAGGTAGTGGGAAACCGCAGGAGGGACAAGACTGCGAACTGTGCCTGAACGGCTCTGTGCATGTGTTGGTACTTAGAAGCTCCACTGTCCGTGCGTgtcgtctgtttctgttttcccgcAGGAGGGCGAGCGTATAGCAAGGACgcacgaagacgcgacggaACTCCCTGACCTAACTCTGAAAGTGAGGATGTCTGTGTTTTGTCATACCGGCGAGCACCTATGCAAGTACCCATGCAGAAATCCGCCCTGTCTTTTTACCACTCACATATTGAGTGTAATTCGTTCAGTGGATTCGTGACTGTGTGACTAGGAGCCGGAGACTCCGCAGATTGGAATTGCCCAGTTTTCAATGGCAAGTGCTCCTGCGGGGACTTGCGGTCCTCACGCGTAGACAGCAGCACAGTTGTTGAATCGCGTGTTTGTTGCGAAGGCGCGTTCTCTGTCTGGCTGCTTCCCACTCCCTTCCTGCAGCTCGACGCAGCAGACTTCCCGTCTTTTGTTCAACGTGGACTTGTCAACACGCACAACAACTGCTACATGAATGCCGTAATTCAAGCCTTGGTTCCTGTTCTCCTGCCGCTGTGGCCacggcttctgtctcctctgtgggCTCGCAAGAACGGGAATGGGGTGGTATCTCTatcgcgcgcctcgtctccctccttaTGGAGCAGCCTCGCCGACGCTGCGCAAGTGTTTCTAGACCCCCAGAGGCCGTCGTCCTCCCTTGCTCGTCCTGGGGACGTGGCGCGAATTTTCCAGCATGTCGTGTCTGGACCCTCCAGAGGGGGCATGTCGGGAGGGCTGGTTTGGGGGCAACAAGCAGACGCGTCGGaattccttcttttcctcatCAACGGACTCCACGACGAGTGCAAGTGGACGGTACGTGTGCGGAAATCAGTTCGTTCTCAAGTTTTTCTGCCACACGAAAACGTTCGGAAGCAGGCGACCAACTCTGCGACGACTTCTCGAGTGACGGGAGTGAAGGCGACCCACTCAGTCTAGACGGGTTCtcatgtacatacactgtAGGACATCTGCGGCGTTATGTGCCTTGCCGGCAACCATGACCCTGACTGCATGGAGGACCAGGAAAACTCTGTGACTTCTGTTGTTTCGGTGGCGACGCGCTGGTGGTTGTTGGGTGATTTCGTTTCCAGTCTCACTAGGATGTATCGGCCGCAGACAGGGTTTCTCTGTCGGAGTTGCTTTTCGCTGCTCACGCCAACAGAGAGCAGCTGAGGCGACTCGAAGCTAAAGTCGAAACGCGTGCAACAGTCCGGGGTGGCGACGCCTTTTCACCTGACAAACACGACTTGCGTGTCTTTGCGCCAACTGTCCTGTCGAACAGAGGGGGCCCTCGGCCGGTTTCGCCGAGTCTTCAGCAGCCCAAAATGGCGATGATGGCTTCGTCGAGGTCGGCaaaaaaaacaagaaaaTCAAGCCTCGCGTCGtcggaagcgaggaagactcCCTCGTCTACCGGTAAGCATCAGTGCAATCGTTTCGGTTTCTCTTGGTGAACCAGTCGAATGTTTGGGTCGGAGGGGTGCGCGCCCCCATTCGCGCCTCGTTTGTCGCCAGTGGGGAAAGTTGTCTGTGGGCGGAAAGGCTGAACGACAATCTCAACGCCGTCTGGTAGAACTGAGTGGTGGGACGGTCGGCTGGATGTGCAGGGAGCGAGTGTATTGCAGCGAGcacagcggagacgaggcagaaatCGAGACACAAACGCAACGGTTAGCGAGGTGTTTGTATGCAAAAAAATCGGGTTCCCCCCCTCGGTGTCACGTCCTCGCTTCTGTCTTGACGCGTTATGaagtctctgtttcttctccacgtTCTTGTCAGGCTTTTTGGTGGTCTTTTGAGAGAGTGTTCCGTAGATCCACGGACAGGCTCGAAACTCAGCGAACGGAAGGAGTTTTTTCTATTTCTGTCTTGCTCGGTTCTTCCGCATCTGCGAACTCTCGAATCCGTCCTCGAAACGCATTTCGCCGACCGAGATGTCGAGCCGGCAGAGGACAAGGCCAGCGCGGCAGACGATAGGTCTCTTGCGAAAGGGCGTGGAAAGGGGGTCAGTGGGGAGGGCAGAAAACGGGGGccggaaacggaaaggcggCCGAGATGTCGACTTCAGACACGGATTGAGTCCCCACCTCCCATCCTGGTCATCGTGCTCCAGAGATTTTGTTATGACCGGCAGAAACAGCGGGCGATGAAGGTTTCTCACCCCGTTGCGCTGTCTGAACAGCTTGTTCTGAGGTCTTCgtggtgtgtgtgtccctgTGGGGGCCAGCGGAACCAGCATGtgggaggaaaaagagacaagatCCGAGGCACTGGCTGCTCGACGTCGTACGAAGAAGATGTGGCGatgcacgagagagaagagcaaagCCATCTGAGTTTGGAGGAAAGAACGTATGACCTGGCAGGCGTCATCTCACACAAAGGAGTTCTCATGAACCGGGGGCACTACACTGCAGCCAGTCGTCTCCCTGCAGCGCTTGCCGCTTCTGtgacaaagaggaaaggcggctGTCGTGAGCCGAGAAAAGTAAACGTTTTGGCTGGCGTGAAAGGCGGCAGATGGGCAGCGGCAGCCACATTGACGGGCGATGAGAtgaaaagggaaacagagacagaaggggagaggaatCGTGAAGAAGTGTCCGAGTCCGAGtccgaaaaagagagacaccaagccgcagaagagaagctgCAAGAGACATCATGGATACTCTCCGACGACATGTCTTGCTCGGTAAGGCCCTTTGATGCCGTCCAGAATATGGAAGGACACTATGTGCTCATATTCGTCAATCGTCGCTGGCAAGTGAGCACAGACCCAGCGCGCTCCTTTGAACAGGCCAGGAGATTTCAGTCCGAGCTGGAATCTGGGACGGAGAGATGGGAAGAATAGCCAGGGGGTCTGGAAAAAACAATGGGCGGACCAGACCAAAAGAGTTCTTTAATGGTACTAGGAAATAGGAGATCGCGTTAGTTCTTGGGAAAACGACTTCCGAACCCAAGCGACGACCCAGATCAAGAGATAAACAATCAGAGACAATCAGAGGGCCCGCGGTATGGGCGTTAGACACGAGATGTTTCCGTCCTTGACCGACGAAATCCCTGTCTTTTTTATTCAGGTACACTagtctgtttctctgtcttccacTTCAGTTGGTTTTTTGGCTCACTTCAAAGGATTCTTTTTTTGTTGTTAAAGAATTTGGCTTTTGTTCTGTGGCTATTGGGGACGGTGATAATGCACGTTTTTCTCAGTGTGGTGCATTGTCTATCAAGCTTGGAGTCTAAAAGGGTCCTCGCGTGAATTTAAAGTTGTATATTGTCACACGCTGAGGTTCAGTTCCGCTTTaacagaaacgagaagcaTATTCACCGCAATATGCATCTCTGAAAAAAATCGCTTCTTCGTAAAGAGCGACGAACGCGATTGTAGATGATTAATTTATGTGAAGCTCTCTTGACGCCCCGTACAGCCTGCGTCATCAACACTTGTTGGTCCTTACAACACTAGAACTGACAAAAATTCATTAGCACCTCTGAGGGACGTGTGGCGCTGTAGGGGCGGGGGCGTAAAAGTTTTCACCGTCGTGTCGACGACAGACTTTCACCTCCACTTTGAAGGCCCCGCGCACGGCTAGTGGgtgttccccttctttcttcgtaCAACCCACAGACAACCACGGCTAAAGATGCGCCTAGAAAATCGAGCTGAAGGGAGATATATACGCAGCTGTACAACTATAATCACCCCAACACACAAAAGGGAGGCTGACAGATATTGCAAGGCTGCACGCTCCCTTCCCCCTGGGGCATCGACGAGACCCAACTCACGGGGACTGGCGAATGTAAAAATGTGTCTCACAACGGTTTACTGAGCTTAGGGGGctgaaagcagagaaaggagatcTTGGCAAGTGCATAATTCCACGCAGCGGGTGCCGTTGAGGCCGTAGAAACAACAGATACTCTGTTGCACAAACGATCACGTGCATTTCACTTTGCAAATGAACGAAAACCAGGGGTTTTGCGGGCACTCCAGGTCACCGTTCAAAACGGGGCACGACGCAATAGATTTGATATTCTTGATAGATTATCGTGGCTCAACAGTAAAAAACAACTGGGTTTTGAGGAATGTCAACCGGTTGACGACGTAAGCGCGAGACGTGAAATTTCTCATCGGAACCAGCTCCTACCTGTTCGTTAACCTGGGGGTTAGCTGTTAACATTGGAGAGGAGCAATTTCAGCCCCTTGTATCATTTTGAGCCATAATTGTAGCTGGTCCGGGTGTCCCTGACGCCATCAGCAAGCTGAGGACTGCCGGCTTGCAAACGACCCGGGGCTTTCGCAAGCTGGAAAGGGCATACTGAGGCTTAGAATGTTACAGACAAATCCtagaagacgaaagcgttACAACTACAGACGTGAAACTGTTCCGGACGCTTCAGCGGCTGCCCCTCCGTCAACACGTGTCCGATGCGGAGCTCTGTGACGATGCCTTGAAGGCTAAATAAAATCAGCGGGCAATGCCAACTGCCTACGAATGGGCGTTCGGGGGATAGACTGTTCGGCCTTGTCGGCTTCAATCTTGCGTAACTGTTTCAGTTAGGCGATGTATATTCCATCGTGCGCTGCGGGCGTGGTGCGAACCAATCGTATGAAGTGTTTCGAGATGGGGCACAGACATCACCCAAATGAATAGCACTAAGGCGAACATGCGCCGAGAACAACTAGTCGTGCAGAATCCTCTAGCACAATTGCACCGTCATCGATGAGTGCGGCGAGTTCTGTATTTTTCCTCGCATACCTCAATAGTATCCACTTCCAGAGTGCCGTGAATATTTTCGTTCCACTGTGCTCAGGGCGCCGGTCAGCGATTCTGTCGCTATGCAGTTGGCACGCATGTTTCCTAGTGCTCTcaagcagaaaaaggcgctGCGATAACGGAACGACCGAAAAGCTGTAGTACTGAATAAGGCGCGGGACTTCGATTGAGCTTCGAAGATGTCCTGCGCGAACCACATCTGCTCCATTGAAAATAATGTTTGCACGGAAAACACTGACCTTGCTCAAATCTGTCATGTTGCCTTGTCGGGGTTCGAAGACCTACAGGGGAGTAAAGCTGTTGCTGCAGGCTTCTTAATTGCATATGTACGTAGCAGAGCTTCAGCATATTGCTGGGCGGCAATATCTACTCTGCGGAGCGCTAGGCTACAGCGGCAATTCGACTTGTCTCGCACCGAGAGCTGCCCCATGGATGGTAGAGTTCTGGTGCCCCCTTTGTGCAGCGTTTGCTGTTGAGCCAGAACGGTCGCAGTCCCGAaatctttctcttttctttcacTCGCTGCATCGTACAGACGGTTAATTGAAAGGAATAACAGTTACAAATATGCAGCATCTACCATTTTCGTAACATCAAGCGGCAGGACGCCGTTTTAGGATGACAACGTCGgactttcttcctctgcgtaGGTTACGGAATGGTTCATTTCAGTGTGGGGCCATTAACACTGTAGTATGAGGAGATTAAGCGCATTTCACCGGAAGGAATGCGCCCGAAGTGCGACCTGTGCTGCAGGTTCCGAGATATCAGCTAGAAAATaccttcctcgctgtctctccgttctaCACTGGACTTGTGTTTTGTCCCTGCTCGCGTATCACACGCTACGGAGTGCAGAGATATGAGGTTACTCCATAGGTTTGTGATTATGACCGACTGTGGCTGCGTGTAACCTCTCTCGACTGATGAGAACATTTGCAGGTGCAAAAACACCTCAAAATGTTATCCGTGTCGCTGCTGCTGTCTTTGATCCCAAAATTTGGATAATACTACGAGGAGAGCAAGCGGCTGCATAGCGTCGTTCAAGAAAGTTTAAGAAGCGTTTTTCCCAGGTGGCGTACCaccgatatatatacgtatgtatattATATCGCACTCATGACAACTACTTCACCACAAAAAGAATACGATTGACAAAcgctcctccttttcctcagGCAAAAATATAAAAAAGGATTTGTTCCATGCAGTGCGCAACAAATCGAACGCTTATGTCCCAGGTAAGAAGAACAAGGTCTATCAGCGGAAAAACATGTGGCTGTGTCTCGAATTTTTCGGAAACAAGAATTTCGTTTATGCTTCGCCGTCAGCATCCatggcgccttcttcctcgtcaaattcgccctcttcctccgccgtTGCGTCCTGAAAATAAacgaaaaacgggaaaaagcCACAGACGTAAGTTGACGGTTTTGACCTGCCATAGGAAAAGACTGAACGCAAGGACAGCGTGCTCCGAAACTGCCAGAGTCCTTGTCATTGCTTTGTTAGTATGCTCACCTGGTATTGCTGGTATTCGGACACCAAGTCGTTCATGTTCGATTCGGCTTCAGTGAACTCCATCTCGTCCATACCCTCTCCGGTGTACCTGGGCGTAtaacaaagagaaaagcacaTTCCGTATTCATAAAACAGAAAAGTTGAGTTGCAAACTGCTTGCACCACTAAGAACGGTTCTGAACCGACAAATGATATTTGGCGCAATTGGCACCAACCACTCACCAGTGAAGGAAGGCCTTTCTCCTGAACATAGCAGTGAATTGCTCGGAGACACGCTTGAACATTTCTTGAATAGCAGTGCTGTTGCCAACGAACGTGACACTCATCTTGAGTCCCTTGGGCGGGATGTCACAAACGGCGCTCTTCATGTTGTTGGGGATCCACTCAACGAAGTAGGACGAGTTCTTGTTCTGGACGTTCAGCATCTGCTCATCGACTTCTTTGGTGGACATGCGGCCTCGGAAGAGGGCGCAGGCTGTCAGGTAACGTCCATGGCGAGGGTCGGAAGCGCACATCATGTTCTTGGCATCGAACATCTGCTGGGTGAGCTCGGGGACAGTCAGAGCGCGGTACTGCTGAGATCCTCGGGAAGTGAGAGGAGCGAAACCAATTAGGAAGAAATGGAGACGGGGGAACGGGATCAGGTTGACTGCTAGCTTCCTGAGATCGCTGTTGAGTTGACccgggaaacggagagagcaTGTCACACCGCTCATCGCCGCCGAGACAAGGTGGTTCAGGTCACCGTAAGTAGGGGTGGTCAACTTCAGGGTACGGAAGCAAATATCGTACAGCGCCTCGTTGTCGATCACCTGGACTTCATCGGCGTTTTCGACCAGCTGGTGTACGGACAGTGTGGCGTTGTACGGCTCAACGACTGTGTCGGACACCTTGGgggaggggaagacagagaaagtcTCCATAATGCGATCGGGGTACTCTTCACGGACCTTGCTGATCAAAAGAGTTCCCATACCCGAACCGGTACCCCCTCCAAGACTGTGTGTGATTTGGAATCCCTGGAGGCAGTCGCAGCCCTCCGCCTCCTTGCGCACCACGTCCAGAACGCTGTCGATGAGCTCCGCACCCTCCGTGTAGTGGCCCTTGGCCCAGTTGTTGCCCGCTCCTGTTTGTCCAAAGACAAAGTTATCGGGGCGGAACAGCTGACCGAAGGGGCCTGCGCGGACGCTGTCCATTGTACCGGGCTCCAGATCCATCAGGATCGCACGAGGGACAAAGCGCCCTCCGGTGGCCTCATTGTAGAAGACGTTGAttctctccagctgcaaGTCGCTGTCGCCGGTGTACGTTCCAGTCTGCAAAAAGTGTAAACACAGAAGACAAGGCAAGTCATCGAGACACAGCTTCAATGCAAAACAACGTAAGCAGAAAGGGGAGGGCGAGCCCGCTAGCCACACAAACGTAGAGCGCCATAGCACGttgaaacagaagagaggagcccTGCAAATGGAAGATACTAGAGCGTCGAAAGAGACATTGGGAAAATAGAAACAAGACACGGCTGGGGGCATCAAACACGTGGCTGCCGGGCTGCCAGTGGGACGTTGCTGCTCCAGGTAGGGAGACGGTCACCACATCCATCGCTAGAACCCAAATGAAACGACTGCCGAGCAAAGACTTTCCAAATAGCCTGAGGAAATGTGCCCAGAACGGAAAAGTTTTTCGCGGCTTGGCGAGTCCCGTGATAGTGTCATCCAGGGATGCTTTGCCCGCGGCACGCGGCCGCCGCGGACAGCCTATATGACGCAGCTGTGGAAGACAAAGTTCCCATAGCGCTATGCACTCGTGCTTTTTTGTTACTGGTCTCtccacgaaaaaaacgcgactgTTAGAAATTCCTACGGCACGATCTTTTCTCGCGGACAACGCCGAAAGTCACACAGAGCCAGCGTGGGCGCGCTCGCGCGTCAGGCTGCATCTGagcccttcttcgcgtcaCCGCATTTATTCCTACACAGTCCCGCCTGACGCGTGCCGGGCACGGGAAAATGCAGAAATaaacgaggaaaagcaaGGGTGCTATTTACCGGGTCGACGCCGTGTTCGTCGGAAATGACTTCCCAGAACTTTGCGCCGATCTGGTTGCCGCACTGGCCGGCCTGGATGTGGACGATCTCACGCATTTTGATGACAGGTAGTAAGACAGACGACGAGGCGGATCAGAAGACCTACGGAAGGCGCGTCGGGTCGCGCAGCATCAACGACGCAAGAAAGGAGGCGCGCGATTACAAATcccagaaaaacggagaaatAGTCGATTTGTTACGGTTTTGTCGACGCACTGACCCTTTCAGAAAATACTGCACCCCGGCCTCTGCTGTGACGCTGCAAGACGACCGAAGATGGACCGCGCAAGATGCGCGCGCGCTCAGATGACTTTGATGCAACGCGTTCCAGGGGTTCGGCTGGCAGTTTGTCGCGCCGGACTGCGagcgcgcgcctgcgctcTGAGCGGCCGACTGTTCTCAGAAAAATTTGAACCAGCGTAGATGAGCAGCGTGTTCCCGTCGAGCTGAACAGTTGTCTTGCAGACACACGGGCGCAGGCGCACAAACACCggaagagcagaaggcagTTTTGACAGTCGGGAGAGAATCgcagagacgacagcgaaATCCACTTGGCGCAGAGATACAGTTGCAGTGTTTTGTCAGCTCTCTGTGCCACCCCAAAAAAAGCCACC is part of the Neospora caninum Liverpool complete genome, chromosome II genome and encodes:
- a CDS encoding putative ubiquitin carboxyl-terminal hydrolase, which produces MEAASPATEPFGEQDSQYEERWTADSQPRPTYSRSPLQQTDNERFASSSSHGRNSRPDAAPVPRSPSHPRHAAVKRDQLQHSQSCRGQQSSGPSAPSQSSSSSSRSLPRASGRGEPVTLNGHAGPPTQIMQASFGSLRACRTSASSASRDEALPRRSSELAHVVQQDGPQNWGQSPSWPSSSLRAEPRPGQKGCSWHASEAEVAHQAQAWDSYKGEKRHSGRNGASCVVASDNSALVRREKGTREGEQSPVGGGSTFTWAQRVSGASHDPHKPAKHAPNPWVVRSDEGEQGMQKERQAPTRAGTGEGEANRTVEIGTEQEEPTTRPNKETFTENDQEATEIRAASSRLAGPSAHSSSMPVSPVPVPLPGWSRGPSAAVFAPPSQGGGDGRASRRSAPKTAASAVAPSGRERGPSRDERKAQEWSVGAPQSGEMGGLPMHAANGEHDSSRASPSEKDRAQLVQQIAGGKSQPLAPAGVAAGYAGAQATRQDENRQEREKHREKEEAGPGTDGEKRENGEEDDQMRPPYPPCLLSAIMDRVRVPEGERIARTHEDATELPDLTLKLDAADFPSFVQRGLVNTHNNCYMNAVIQALVPVLLPLWPRLLSPLWARKNGNGVVSLSRASSPSLWSSLADAAQVFLDPQRPSSSLARPGDVARIFQHVVSGPSRGGMSGGLVWGQQADASEFLLFLINGLHDECKWTRGPSAGFAESSAAQNGDDGFVEVGKKNKKIKPRVVGSEEDSLVYRLFGGLLRECSVDPRTGSKLSERKEFFLFLSCSVLPHLRTLESVLETHFADRDVEPAEDKASAADDRSLAKGRGKGVSGEGRKRGPETERRPRCRLQTRIESPPPILVIVLQRFCYDRQKQRAMKVSHPVALSEQLVLRSSWCVCPCGGQRNQHVGGKRDKIRGTGCSTSYEEDVAMHEREEQSHLSLEERTYDLAGVISHKGVLMNRGHYTAASRLPAALAASVTKRKGGCREPRKVNVLAGVKGGRWAAAATLTGDEMKRETETEGERNREEVSESESEKERHQAAEEKLQETSWILSDDMSCSVRPFDAVQNMEGHYVLIFVNRRWQVSTDPARSFEQARRFQSELESGTERWEE